The following coding sequences are from one Paenibacillus sp. JDR-2 window:
- a CDS encoding MATE family efflux transporter, translating to MTLSDHTPSWKKLSLYAVTWPIFVDSVLRMLLGTVDVFMLSRISDKATGAVGLANEIIYFCIMMFGFVGIGTSVAVSQYIGARRAKEASRISAMAISMNLIFGILVSIVIVSFGESLLRLLNLNPEQIGIANHYLKIIGGFIWIEALSYAVSSVIRSTGNTKSVMFVTLGVNLLHMGGNYLLIFGNLGFPEWGVTGAAISTVVSRLLGIVVLFILLYRRIAVPIQRKDYVRWKGSYAKQILSIGLPAAGEHLSYQSQYLMIIGFVNMIGITALNTHVYVMNVSNYFMALALAIGMGTEIIVGQMVGAGEMKEAYRRLMKSVKISFLLTIAVVGVAAIFRHELIGLFTKDPEIIAAGASIFLLSIILEPGRTFNMVIINSLRAAGDARFPVLAGVISMWGVSVPLAYLLGVHFGIGLLGIWIAFTVDEWLRGVMMLLRWRSRVWEKKALVKPASVVSDQGVEAPI from the coding sequence GTGACTTTATCAGACCATACTCCATCATGGAAGAAACTTAGTCTTTATGCCGTAACATGGCCCATTTTCGTAGACTCCGTATTGCGGATGCTGCTAGGTACGGTTGACGTGTTTATGTTAAGCCGCATTTCCGACAAGGCAACGGGTGCAGTAGGCTTAGCCAACGAAATTATTTATTTTTGCATTATGATGTTTGGCTTTGTCGGCATAGGCACCAGCGTTGCGGTATCGCAGTATATCGGCGCCCGGCGGGCGAAAGAGGCAAGCCGCATTTCGGCGATGGCTATTTCAATGAACCTGATCTTCGGAATCCTCGTCAGCATCGTTATCGTAAGTTTTGGGGAATCGCTGCTGCGGCTGTTAAACTTAAACCCCGAACAAATTGGAATCGCCAATCATTACTTAAAGATTATCGGCGGATTTATTTGGATCGAGGCGCTTTCTTACGCGGTGTCGTCGGTTATCCGTTCAACCGGAAATACGAAGAGCGTTATGTTTGTTACGCTAGGCGTTAACCTCCTCCATATGGGAGGGAATTATTTGCTTATCTTCGGCAACTTGGGCTTCCCGGAATGGGGAGTTACGGGAGCGGCCATATCAACGGTCGTAAGCCGTTTGCTTGGTATCGTCGTTCTGTTTATCCTTTTGTACCGCCGTATTGCCGTACCGATTCAAAGGAAGGATTACGTGCGCTGGAAAGGTTCTTACGCAAAACAAATCCTGAGCATTGGCTTGCCCGCAGCGGGGGAGCATCTCTCTTATCAATCGCAATACTTGATGATCATTGGTTTCGTCAATATGATTGGCATTACCGCTTTAAATACGCATGTGTATGTCATGAATGTATCGAACTATTTCATGGCGCTGGCACTGGCGATCGGGATGGGGACGGAGATTATCGTCGGACAAATGGTCGGTGCGGGAGAAATGAAGGAAGCTTACCGGAGACTGATGAAAAGCGTAAAAATCAGCTTCCTGTTAACCATAGCTGTCGTTGGGGTGGCAGCGATATTCCGGCATGAATTGATCGGTTTGTTTACAAAGGACCCTGAGATTATTGCTGCCGGGGCGAGCATATTTTTGCTTTCCATCATACTTGAACCCGGCCGAACCTTTAATATGGTCATCATCAATTCGCTGCGTGCCGCCGGGGATGCACGGTTCCCTGTATTAGCGGGCGTCATCTCCATGTGGGGAGTCTCGGTACCGCTTGCTTATTTGCTCGGCGTTCATTTCGGAATTGGCCTGCTTGGCATATGGATTGCCTTTACGGTGGACGAATGGCTGCGCGGAGTTATGATGCTGCTTCGCTGGAGAAGCAGAGTTTGGGAGAAGAAAGCATTAGTAAAGCCTGCTTCCGTCGTTTCGGATCAGGGCGTGGAAGCACCGATTTAA